A region of Streptomyces halobius DNA encodes the following proteins:
- a CDS encoding DMT family transporter: MRDNDSAIAPTAIAVSTPEQHAESPDVRGAGPATRATPAGPATLGAPLARGVLLAALAVASFSLTFPATAWALEGMGPWTVVTLRSALAAALAGGCLAAFRVPVPERRHWAGIAVVAGGVVLGFPLLTTLALQTSTTSHAAVVVGLLPLTTAAFSAVRTGARPSRTFWIASLAGAVVVIGFALQQSGGTPSSGDLFLFAALLVCAAGYTEGGRLARHMPGWQVIGWALMLALPLTVSGAAVALATEPLRLTAHTVGGLLWLAVGSQFLGLVVWCRGMAAIGVSKASQLQLAQPLLTLVWSVLLLGERLPPAAPTAALAVLVCIAITQRTRG, translated from the coding sequence ATGAGAGACAACGATAGCGCTATCGCACCGACCGCGATAGCAGTCAGCACACCGGAGCAGCACGCCGAGAGCCCCGATGTCCGCGGGGCCGGCCCGGCCACCCGCGCCACCCCTGCCGGCCCCGCCACCCTCGGCGCGCCCCTCGCCCGTGGCGTCCTCCTCGCCGCGCTCGCCGTCGCCTCCTTCTCGCTGACCTTTCCCGCGACCGCCTGGGCACTGGAGGGCATGGGCCCCTGGACGGTGGTGACGCTCCGCAGCGCGCTGGCGGCGGCGCTCGCCGGAGGCTGCCTGGCCGCGTTCCGGGTCCCTGTCCCCGAGCGGCGGCACTGGGCGGGCATCGCGGTGGTGGCGGGCGGCGTCGTACTCGGCTTCCCGCTGCTGACCACCCTCGCCCTGCAGACCTCCACCACTTCGCACGCGGCCGTCGTGGTCGGCCTGCTGCCGCTGACGACCGCCGCTTTCTCGGCCGTACGGACCGGCGCGCGCCCGTCCCGCACCTTCTGGATCGCCTCGCTGGCCGGCGCCGTCGTCGTCATCGGCTTCGCGCTGCAGCAGAGCGGCGGGACGCCGAGCTCCGGCGATCTGTTCCTGTTCGCGGCGCTGCTGGTGTGCGCGGCCGGTTACACCGAGGGCGGCCGGCTGGCCCGCCACATGCCGGGCTGGCAGGTGATCGGCTGGGCGCTGATGCTCGCCCTGCCGCTGACCGTGTCGGGCGCGGCCGTCGCGCTGGCCACCGAGCCGCTGCGCCTCACCGCGCACACGGTCGGCGGCCTGCTGTGGCTGGCGGTCGGCTCGCAGTTCCTCGGCCTGGTGGTCTGGTGCCGGGGGATGGCGGCCATCGGCGTCTCCAAGGCCAGCCAGCTCCAGCTCGCCCAGCCGCTGCTGACACTGGTGTGGTCCGTGCTGCTGCTCGGCGAGCGGCTGCCGCCGGCCGCGCCCACGGCGGCGCTGGCGGTCCTGGTGTGCATCGCGATCACCCAGCGGACCCGTGGCTGA
- a CDS encoding aminotransferase-like domain-containing protein: protein MHERSSVAELAAVLRKGLNRYSPGEKLPSSRALVEQHRVSPVTVSRALAELAAEGLVVTRPGSGAFRAEPRGEAPRPVDTSWQEIALSAEAAGDQVPRSVDASGVLATLAAPAPGVIELNGGYLHPDLQPERALAAALARAGRRPGAWGRPPVDGVPELRAWFAREIGGPGGALAASDVLVTAGGQSALTAALRALAPPGAPVLVESPTYPGMLAAARASGLRPVPVPMDTDGVRTDLLADAFRASGARVFVSQPLFQNPTGAVLAGERRREVLRVARAAGAFVIEDDFARRLVHDDAPALPPTLMADDQDGTVVHVCSLTKATSPSLRVGALAARGPVRDRLRAIQVVDSFFVPGPLQEAALEFVGSPAWARHLRLISAELTVRRDALVTALHRQLPALVGGGSGQAGELFVPPGGYTLWLRLPDGADEEALAGAALRAGVAVAAGRPYFAAEPPAPHLRLSFAAASGAGEVTEGIRRLRTACEEPGVPTG, encoded by the coding sequence ATGCATGAGCGTAGCAGTGTCGCCGAACTGGCCGCGGTTCTCCGCAAGGGGCTGAACCGCTACTCCCCCGGAGAGAAGCTGCCATCGAGCCGTGCCCTGGTGGAGCAGCACCGGGTGAGCCCGGTGACCGTCTCCCGGGCGCTCGCCGAGCTGGCCGCCGAGGGGCTGGTCGTCACCCGGCCCGGCTCCGGGGCCTTCCGGGCCGAGCCGCGCGGCGAGGCGCCCCGGCCGGTCGACACCTCCTGGCAGGAGATCGCGCTCAGCGCCGAAGCCGCCGGCGACCAGGTGCCGCGCAGCGTCGACGCCTCGGGCGTGCTGGCCACGCTCGCCGCCCCCGCCCCCGGCGTCATCGAACTCAACGGCGGCTATCTGCATCCCGATCTGCAGCCCGAACGCGCACTCGCCGCAGCGCTGGCCCGCGCCGGGCGGCGGCCGGGCGCCTGGGGCCGTCCCCCGGTCGACGGCGTACCGGAACTGCGCGCCTGGTTCGCCCGGGAGATCGGCGGCCCCGGCGGCGCGCTCGCCGCCAGCGACGTCCTGGTCACCGCCGGCGGCCAGAGCGCGCTGACCGCCGCTCTGCGCGCGCTCGCGCCGCCCGGCGCGCCGGTGCTCGTCGAGTCCCCGACCTACCCCGGCATGCTGGCCGCCGCCCGCGCCTCCGGTCTGCGCCCGGTCCCCGTGCCGATGGACACCGACGGCGTCCGCACCGATCTGCTCGCCGATGCCTTCCGGGCCAGCGGCGCGCGGGTCTTCGTGAGCCAGCCGCTGTTCCAGAACCCGACGGGCGCGGTGCTCGCCGGGGAGCGGCGGCGCGAGGTGCTGCGGGTGGCCCGCGCGGCCGGCGCGTTCGTGATCGAGGACGACTTCGCCCGGCGACTGGTCCACGACGACGCGCCCGCGCTCCCCCCGACCCTGATGGCGGACGACCAGGACGGCACCGTCGTCCATGTCTGCTCCCTGACCAAGGCCACCTCGCCCAGCCTGCGGGTGGGCGCCCTGGCCGCCCGGGGCCCGGTCCGCGACCGTCTGCGCGCCATCCAGGTCGTGGACAGCTTCTTCGTGCCGGGCCCGCTCCAGGAAGCCGCCCTGGAATTCGTCGGCTCGCCCGCCTGGGCTCGTCATCTGCGCCTGATCTCCGCCGAGTTGACTGTACGCCGGGACGCCCTCGTCACCGCTCTGCACCGGCAGTTGCCCGCGCTCGTGGGCGGGGGATCCGGGCAGGCCGGTGAGCTGTTCGTGCCACCGGGCGGCTATACGCTCTGGCTCCGGCTGCCGGACGGTGCGGACGAGGAGGCGCTCGCCGGTGCCGCGCTGCGCGCGGGCGTCGCGGTCGCGGCCGGCCGCCCGTATTTCGCCGCCGAGCCGCCCGCTCCGCATCTGCGCCTGAGCTTCGCGGCGGCGTCCGGCGCGGGTGAAGTCACCGAAGGCATCCGCAGGCTCCGCACGGCGTGTGAGGAGCCGGGGGTGCCGACGGGCTGA
- a CDS encoding GNAT family N-acetyltransferase — protein MSEHALDGHEISTDPARLDADLVHHWLSTDAYWALGRPRELHDRAIAGSLNFGLYATGSGRQVAYARVVTDHATFAWLCDVYVAREDRGKGLGTALVEAVADHMTPCGLSRITLATKDAHGIYEKIGFRRLVSPEEWMTLGLIDPGPIDPGPIDV, from the coding sequence ATGAGCGAACACGCCCTCGACGGCCACGAGATCTCCACCGACCCGGCCCGACTGGACGCGGATCTCGTCCACCACTGGCTGTCCACCGACGCCTACTGGGCCCTCGGCCGCCCCCGTGAACTGCACGACCGCGCCATCGCCGGCTCGCTCAACTTCGGCCTGTACGCGACCGGTTCGGGGCGCCAGGTCGCCTATGCCCGGGTGGTCACCGACCATGCCACCTTCGCCTGGCTCTGCGATGTCTATGTCGCCCGCGAGGACCGGGGCAAGGGTCTGGGCACCGCCCTCGTCGAGGCCGTCGCCGACCATATGACGCCCTGTGGACTGAGCCGGATCACCCTCGCCACCAAGGACGCCCACGGCATCTACGAGAAGATCGGCTTCCGGAGGCTGGTCTCCCCGGAGGAGTGGATGACCCTGGGGCTGATCGATCCGGGCCCCATCGATCCGGGCCCCATCGACGTCTGA
- a CDS encoding histidine phosphatase family protein, producing the protein MNVRLKLLAAARSSSLLETRFDDDRPLDAAGWHEAERAAPVLCRLAAAELRYCSPSARCRETGDVLGLAPLAQPALRDCDMGRWRGRTLGEVTAAEPQAVDVWLADPGSAPHGGESLLAFVTRIGGWLDTRPAYEGAGLLAVAEPGVVRAALLYALQAPPHSYWRIDVQPLSVTTLIRRSGKWSLRLEG; encoded by the coding sequence ATGAACGTTCGCCTCAAGCTGCTCGCCGCCGCCCGCAGCTCCTCGCTGCTTGAGACCCGGTTCGACGACGACCGCCCGCTCGACGCCGCCGGATGGCATGAGGCCGAGCGCGCCGCCCCCGTTCTGTGCCGGCTCGCCGCCGCCGAGCTGCGCTACTGCTCGCCGTCCGCACGCTGCCGCGAGACCGGGGACGTCCTCGGGCTCGCCCCGCTCGCCCAGCCGGCGCTGCGGGACTGCGACATGGGGCGCTGGCGCGGCCGGACGCTGGGCGAGGTGACCGCCGCCGAGCCGCAGGCGGTGGACGTCTGGCTCGCCGACCCCGGCTCCGCACCGCACGGCGGGGAGTCCTTGCTGGCCTTCGTCACCCGTATCGGCGGCTGGCTGGACACCCGGCCCGCCTACGAGGGAGCCGGACTGCTGGCCGTCGCCGAGCCCGGGGTGGTCCGTGCCGCCCTGCTCTACGCCCTCCAGGCGCCGCCGCACTCGTACTGGCGCATCGACGTCCAGCCGCTGTCCGTGACGACCCTGATCCGGCGGTCCGGGAAGTGGAGCCTCCGGCTGGAAGGGTGA
- a CDS encoding ICP22 family protein, producing the protein MTHALRYGSVAGVLAASVTLSGAATATTTSAGTAPDPAASGAASVDTKQVIIQPDPVAPGGEFSVFDGGNCTGGTGEASFEGAGIPKLPLSLRDNRVGGTGTVPQSTKPGTYTVTVTCGNGGPKLPGEEFGQHQGRPPAEEGGTAYGNDTASGNGPAVSQEPAEAPEKAQEMAPGEAPGKAPDKALEPDADKPADKPADRPEGGDAELPAGQEADMGADMGADMGEQLGDGQQKFTGTLTVSGEARERGPSAQAVPEGGSHTGLGGGSGTGLNTGVTVLGGTLLAGALGWGVVVYRRRMRDGRG; encoded by the coding sequence GTGACCCATGCCCTTCGATACGGCTCGGTGGCCGGTGTCCTGGCGGCGTCCGTCACGCTCTCCGGCGCCGCGACCGCGACCACCACGTCCGCCGGGACGGCGCCCGACCCCGCCGCGTCCGGCGCCGCCTCCGTCGACACGAAGCAGGTGATCATCCAGCCGGATCCGGTGGCGCCCGGCGGCGAGTTCTCCGTCTTCGACGGCGGCAACTGCACAGGCGGGACCGGTGAGGCCAGCTTCGAGGGCGCGGGCATCCCGAAGCTGCCGCTGTCCCTGCGGGACAACCGGGTCGGCGGCACCGGCACGGTGCCGCAGAGCACCAAGCCCGGTACCTACACGGTCACCGTCACCTGCGGAAACGGCGGACCCAAGCTGCCCGGCGAGGAATTCGGCCAGCATCAGGGCCGGCCACCTGCCGAAGAGGGCGGCACGGCGTATGGCAACGACACGGCATCCGGCAACGGGCCGGCCGTGTCACAGGAACCAGCCGAGGCCCCGGAAAAGGCGCAGGAAATGGCGCCGGGAGAGGCCCCGGGAAAGGCTCCGGACAAGGCGCTTGAACCGGACGCGGACAAGCCGGCGGACAAGCCCGCAGACCGGCCTGAAGGCGGCGACGCGGAACTTCCCGCAGGCCAGGAAGCCGATATGGGTGCCGATATGGGTGCCGACATGGGCGAGCAACTCGGCGACGGACAGCAGAAGTTCACCGGCACCCTCACGGTCTCGGGCGAGGCGCGCGAGCGGGGTCCGTCCGCGCAGGCCGTCCCCGAGGGCGGTTCCCACACCGGCCTCGGCGGAGGTTCCGGCACCGGGTTGAACACCGGTGTCACGGTGCTCGGCGGCACCCTGCTGGCCGGTGCGCTCGGCTGGGGAGTCGTCGTCTACCGCCGGCGGATGCGCGACGGCCGCGGCTGA
- the argC gene encoding N-acetyl-gamma-glutamyl-phosphate reductase → MTVRAAVAGASGYAGGEVLRLLLGHPEVEIGAVTGHSNAGQRLGALQPQLGPLADRELRPTSAEALAGHDVVFLALPHGQSAAVAEELGPDVLVVDCGADFRLQDAADWEAFYGSAHAGTWPYGLPELPGGRAALRGSRRIAVPGCYPTAVSLALFPVYAAGLAEPEAVIVAATGTSGAGKALKPHLLGAEVMGSMSPYGVGGGHRHTPEMIQNLSAVAGERVAVSFTPTLAPMSRGILATCSAKARPGTDAEGVRAAYEKALADGPFVRLLPEGQWPATAAVQGSNTVQIQVALDAAAGRIIAISAIDNLTKGTAGGAVQSMNIALGLPEETGLPTVGVAP, encoded by the coding sequence ATGACGGTACGAGCAGCAGTGGCCGGTGCAAGCGGGTACGCGGGGGGTGAAGTCCTGCGTCTGCTTCTGGGGCACCCGGAAGTGGAGATCGGCGCGGTGACCGGGCACTCCAACGCCGGACAGCGCCTGGGCGCCCTGCAGCCGCAGCTGGGCCCGTTGGCCGACCGGGAGCTGCGGCCCACCTCGGCCGAGGCGCTGGCCGGGCACGACGTCGTCTTCCTCGCGCTGCCGCACGGACAGTCCGCGGCCGTCGCCGAGGAGCTCGGGCCCGATGTCCTCGTCGTCGACTGCGGTGCCGACTTCCGGCTCCAGGACGCCGCGGACTGGGAGGCGTTCTACGGCTCGGCCCACGCGGGCACCTGGCCGTACGGCCTCCCCGAGCTGCCCGGCGGCCGCGCCGCGCTGCGCGGCTCCCGGCGTATCGCGGTCCCGGGCTGCTATCCCACCGCCGTCTCGCTCGCCCTCTTCCCCGTCTACGCGGCCGGTCTCGCCGAGCCCGAGGCCGTCATCGTCGCGGCCACCGGCACTTCCGGAGCGGGCAAGGCACTCAAGCCGCATCTGCTGGGGGCCGAGGTGATGGGCTCGATGAGCCCGTACGGCGTCGGCGGCGGGCACCGGCACACCCCGGAGATGATCCAGAATCTGAGCGCGGTCGCGGGCGAGCGGGTGGCGGTCTCCTTCACCCCGACCCTCGCGCCCATGTCGCGCGGCATCCTCGCCACCTGCTCGGCGAAGGCCAGGCCCGGCACGGACGCCGAGGGCGTACGGGCCGCGTACGAGAAGGCGCTGGCCGACGGGCCGTTCGTACGGCTGCTGCCGGAGGGACAGTGGCCGGCGACCGCCGCCGTCCAGGGCTCCAACACCGTCCAGATCCAGGTGGCGCTGGACGCAGCGGCCGGCCGGATCATCGCGATCAGCGCCATCGACAACCTCACCAAGGGGACCGCGGGCGGCGCGGTGCAGAGCATGAACATCGCCCTCGGCCTCCCCGAGGAGACAGGGCTTCCGACGGTCGGGGTGGCGCCGTGA
- the argJ gene encoding bifunctional glutamate N-acetyltransferase/amino-acid acetyltransferase ArgJ: MSVTAAQGFTAAGIAAGIKAPLPNGSGGNPDLALVVNNGPRLAAAGVFTANRVKAAPVVWSEQVLKGGRVSAVILNSGGANACTGPLGFQDTHATAEKVAEVLDGHSAGEVAVASTGLIGIRLPMDKLLPGVEKAAAELTEHGGEKAAIAIKTTDSVHKTAQVTVDGWTVGGMAKGAGMLAPGLATMLVVLTTDADLPSADLDTALRAATRTTFDRVDSDGCMSTNDTVLLLASGASGVVPDKDAFAEAVRTVCDDLARQLIGDAEGASKDIRIEVINAAGEDDAVEVGRSIARNNLLKCALHGEDPNWGRVLSAIGTTSAVFEPDRLNVAINDVWVCRNGSVGEDRELVDMRYREVRITADLAAGTESAVIWSNDLTADYVHENSAYSS; encoded by the coding sequence GTGAGCGTCACCGCAGCACAGGGATTCACGGCGGCGGGCATCGCCGCCGGGATAAAGGCCCCTCTCCCCAATGGAAGCGGCGGCAACCCGGACCTGGCCCTCGTGGTCAACAACGGGCCCAGGCTGGCCGCCGCCGGCGTCTTCACCGCCAACCGCGTCAAGGCCGCGCCGGTCGTCTGGTCCGAGCAGGTCCTCAAGGGCGGCCGGGTCTCCGCGGTGATCCTCAACTCGGGTGGTGCCAACGCCTGTACGGGCCCGCTCGGCTTCCAGGACACCCACGCCACCGCGGAGAAGGTCGCCGAGGTCCTCGACGGGCACAGCGCCGGTGAGGTGGCGGTCGCCTCCACCGGTCTGATCGGCATCCGGCTCCCGATGGACAAGCTGCTGCCCGGAGTGGAGAAGGCCGCGGCCGAACTGACCGAACACGGCGGTGAGAAGGCCGCCATCGCCATCAAGACCACGGACAGTGTGCACAAGACGGCCCAGGTCACGGTGGACGGCTGGACCGTCGGCGGGATGGCCAAGGGCGCGGGGATGCTCGCACCGGGCCTGGCCACCATGCTCGTGGTGCTGACGACCGACGCCGATCTGCCCTCCGCCGACCTCGACACGGCGCTGCGGGCCGCGACCCGTACCACCTTCGACCGGGTCGACTCCGACGGTTGTATGTCCACCAATGACACCGTCCTGCTGCTCGCGTCCGGGGCCTCCGGCGTGGTGCCCGACAAGGACGCCTTCGCCGAAGCCGTCCGCACGGTCTGCGACGACCTCGCCCGGCAGCTGATCGGGGACGCCGAGGGCGCCAGCAAGGACATCCGCATCGAGGTGATCAACGCCGCCGGTGAGGACGACGCCGTCGAGGTGGGCCGCTCCATCGCCCGGAACAACCTCCTCAAGTGCGCCCTCCACGGCGAGGACCCCAACTGGGGGCGGGTGCTCTCCGCGATCGGCACCACCTCCGCCGTCTTCGAGCCCGACCGGTTGAACGTCGCCATCAACGACGTGTGGGTCTGCAGGAACGGCTCGGTGGGGGAGGACCGGGAGCTGGTGGACATGCGCTACCGGGAGGTGCGGATCACCGCCGACCTCGCCGCCGGCACCGAGTCCGCGGTGATCTGGTCGAACGACCTCACCGCCGACTACGTCCACGAGAACAGCGCGTACAGCTCATGA
- the argB gene encoding acetylglutamate kinase, with amino-acid sequence MTGTRKHTALPKARTLIEALPWLTRHHGKTVVIKFGGNAMVDEELKGAFAQDVVFLRHAGLRPVVVHGGGPQISAQLELVGLESEFKGGLRVTTPEAMNVVRMVLAGQVQRELVGLLNEHGPFAVGMTGEDAHLMTATKHYAEIDGERVDIGRVGEITAIDPGAVQALLDDGRIPVISSIARSGDDGDTTSEGSGVFNVNADTAAAALAAALGAETLMVLTDVEGLYEDWPHSDEVISRLTATELEQLLPDLATGMVPKMRGCLHAVRHGVHTARVIDGRVQHSILLEIFTDEGIGTMVVPDTNTIEGAT; translated from the coding sequence ATGACGGGGACACGTAAGCACACCGCGCTCCCCAAGGCCCGCACCCTCATCGAGGCGCTGCCCTGGCTGACCCGTCATCACGGCAAGACCGTCGTCATCAAGTTCGGCGGCAACGCCATGGTCGACGAGGAGCTCAAGGGCGCCTTCGCCCAGGACGTGGTCTTTCTGCGGCACGCCGGGCTGCGCCCGGTCGTGGTGCACGGCGGCGGTCCGCAGATCAGCGCCCAGCTGGAACTGGTCGGGCTGGAGTCGGAGTTCAAGGGCGGGCTGCGGGTCACCACGCCCGAGGCGATGAACGTCGTACGGATGGTGCTGGCCGGTCAGGTGCAGCGGGAGCTCGTCGGGCTGCTCAACGAGCACGGCCCGTTCGCCGTCGGCATGACCGGCGAGGACGCCCATCTGATGACCGCGACCAAGCACTACGCCGAGATCGACGGTGAGCGGGTGGACATCGGCCGGGTCGGCGAGATCACCGCGATCGACCCCGGCGCGGTGCAGGCGCTGCTGGACGACGGCCGGATCCCGGTCATCTCCTCCATCGCCCGCAGCGGCGACGACGGCGACACCACGTCCGAGGGCTCCGGTGTCTTCAACGTCAACGCCGACACCGCCGCGGCCGCGCTGGCCGCCGCGCTGGGCGCCGAGACGCTGATGGTGCTCACCGACGTCGAGGGCCTCTACGAGGACTGGCCCCACAGCGACGAGGTGATCTCCCGGCTCACCGCCACGGAACTGGAGCAGCTGCTGCCCGACCTGGCCACCGGCATGGTCCCGAAGATGCGGGGCTGTCTGCACGCCGTCCGCCACGGTGTGCACACCGCCCGGGTCATCGACGGGCGGGTCCAGCACTCGATCCTGCTGGAGATCTTCACCGATGAGGGAATCGGCACGATGGTCGTGCCGGACACGAACACGATCGAGGGGGCGACATGA